The stretch of DNA AGTTGATTTTTATATAAATATGATATATAATATGTATTGTTCAAAGGGGTATGGCTCAACGGTAGAGTAGTGGTCTCCAAAACCATTGGTTCTGGGTTCAAATCCTAGTGCCCCTGCCAAGGTTCTAGCAATTAAGTTGCTAGAACCTTTTTTGTTTTAAAGTGTAATAAGTTGAAAGAAGCTATATTAGATTAATCTTAACCTAATATAGCTTCTTTATTACTATGCTAACTGCATTTCAATTGTAAGCTCATCCATAAGCTCTTGAACAGATACTATTTTATCTATTTTTGAAGCATTTTCCCCACAAAAGATTAATCCATTTTCTAGATTGCCTTTTACGGCATTAATTAATGCTTCTGTTATGCAATAGGGTGTTGTATTAGGATTACAAGGAATTAAGCAATTATAACATTTAGATACATTTATATTTCCAAGTTGAGTTTTCTTAACAAAATTATTAACAATAGCTCTTCCAGGCATTCCCACAGGACTTTTTACAATATTAATATCGGAGTCAGAACAATTAATATAGGCTTCTTTAAATTTAATATGTGCATCACATTCATTTGTAGCAACGAAACGTGTAGCCATTTGTACTCCAGATGCTCCAAGCTTTAAATATTTAGCTATATCATAACCATTAAAGACACCACCTGCAACTATAACAGGAATAACTTTATTATATTTACTTTCAAAACCTTTAACGACTTCAATGATATCAGTAATAGTTTTATTGAAGTTAGAAATTTCTTCTTCAAGTTTTTCTTTAGCAAACCCTAAATGACCACCAGCTTTGGGGCCTTCAATAACTACCATATCAGCTGTTACATTATGATGTTTATCCCAAATATTTAAAATAACTTTAGCGGCTTTACAAGAAGATACTATAGGGGCAAGTTTTACTTTATATCCTTTTGTATATTTAGGTAATTTTGTTGGTAATCCAGCTCCAGATATAATTAAATCAACTCCAGCTTCAAGAGCTGCTTCAACATGTTCTTTATATTTATTCATTGCAACCATAAGATTAACTCCAATGATTCCGTTATTAGATTTTTCTTTTGCAAGCTTTATATGTTTTTTTAGTGCCCTTAAATTTGCTTCAAGAGCATTTGTTTCAAAATCGTCTTCATTATAGCCAGTTTGTGCACCAGAAATAATACCAATTCCACCAGCTTTAGCAACAGCGGCAGCTAAATTTGAAAGAGAAACACCGATACCCATTCCACCTTGTACTATAGGTATTTTTGCTATTAAATCTCCAATTATAAGTGGTTTTATATCCATAATAAAACTTCCTTCCATATAAATTAATTTGATTATTAAATAGTTTGATTATAAAACTATTTTAAAGTTATTATAACAAATTTTCAGAAATTAACAAGGTAAATTTATATGTATATATCTTTTGTAGTAAAAAGTTAATATTTTATCATTTTTACTATAATATAAATATTGACATATGTTTAAATGTCATGGTAAAATAATTTTTGTTAAAGGGGTATGGCTCAACGGTAGAGTAGTGGTCTCCAAAACCATTGGTTCTGGGTTCAAATCCTAGTGCCCCTGCCAAAAAAGAGAGTATTTTATATACTCTCTTTTTTTTATTTGTTTTTTTATGTAAAAATAGTGATAAATTTGTTATAATTAATTTTAAGGAAAAAACTTGCTGAGAGGTAACATAATGAAAAATACTATTAAAAGGATTGGTTCAGTATTAATTTTTTTATTATTAGCTTAGGAATATTAACAGAATCAGCATTAGCTGTAAATAATGTAGATAAAAATATAAATTTTAAAAGTATTACAATAGAAGATGGTTTATCACAAACATCAATAGAGTATTTATTCCAAGATAGTAAGGGATATATGTGGATAGGAACAGTTGATGGACTTAATAGGTACAATGGACATGAATTTGAAGTTTTTAAATATAAAGAGGATAGTGAAAATAGTCTTATTGGTAATTATATAGCAGCTATAAATGAAGATACTGATGGTAACATATGGGTAGGGACGTCAAAAGGGTTAAATAAAATTAACCCAACAACTAAAGAAATAAAGTCATATTTTCCAGGAAAAGATGGCTGTAATATATCTCACTATAATATAACAGAAATATTATTAGATTCTAAAGGTGATATTTATGTTGCAACTGTAGATGGTTTAAATAAGTATGATAAAAATAATGATAATTTTATAAGAGTATATAATTCTATTAATACAGAAAAATCATTAAGTAACCAATTTATATATTCAATAACTGAAGATATTAATGGGTGTTATTGGGTTGGAACAGAAAATGGATTAAACAAAATCGAAAAAGATGGAAGGGTTACAAAGTATTATCAAAATGAATCGAAAAATAGTATTAGTGATAATGTAATATTCAAAGTTTATGCAGATAAAAGAGGTTCTTTATGGATAGGAACTTATAGTGGAGGATTAAATAGATTAGATTTAAATACTAATACTATAGAAGTATTTAAGAATATACCAGGGGATTCTAAATCTCTACCAGGAAATTATGTTAGATCAATTTT from Clostridium chauvoei encodes:
- a CDS encoding NAD(P)H-dependent flavin oxidoreductase produces the protein MDIKPLIIGDLIAKIPIVQGGMGIGVSLSNLAAAVAKAGGIGIISGAQTGYNEDDFETNALEANLRALKKHIKLAKEKSNNGIIGVNLMVAMNKYKEHVEAALEAGVDLIISGAGLPTKLPKYTKGYKVKLAPIVSSCKAAKVILNIWDKHHNVTADMVVIEGPKAGGHLGFAKEKLEEEISNFNKTITDIIEVVKGFESKYNKVIPVIVAGGVFNGYDIAKYLKLGASGVQMATRFVATNECDAHIKFKEAYINCSDSDINIVKSPVGMPGRAIVNNFVKKTQLGNINVSKCYNCLIPCNPNTTPYCITEALINAVKGNLENGLIFCGENASKIDKIVSVQELMDELTIEMQLA